The DNA segment ATCATTGGAATTTTGTGCTAGAAAATAAGCTCTTAATATGCCCATCTCATCTGTACTACTCTTAAAACCATCTACATTTATTTCAGTTTTCCCTATTCCATTTCTTACCTCAAGCTTTACATAGCCTTTTATGTTTGAGTCTTTTTGATCTGTATATGGCTTTAGCATAATAAATTTTCTTAAATAAGCTGCATCACTCAATTACACCATCCTCCTTTACATACTTATTACTAATATATGTACGAAAGTTTAAATGTTTTACTTTTTTCATAAATTATAAAGACAATTTCTAATTTTAGTATGAATTAATCTTTTTTCTATAGTTTTTAATCCTGATTATTTTATAACTCCCCATAGTATAATATATAATTCGAATTACCGCAGAGAACCTAAATAAAAAAAAGCCCTCACTTGGGCTTAGTTTATAATCTATTTTTTACTATTGTATTAGTTATCTTTGCATAGTCTTCTATTGATAAGACTTCACCTCTTAGTTTAGGATCTATATTACACCTTTCTAATACATTTTTTACTTGTTCTTTATTTAAGGAAATAAAGCCAGAACTAAGTGCATTTAGTAAAGTTTTTCTTCGTTTAGCAAATGCAGATTTGACTACTTTAAAAAATAGAACTTCATCTTCTACATCTACTCTTGGTTTACCATATATATCAAGTACAACTACTGCTGAGTCTACATTCGGTTTAGGCATAAATACATTTCTAGGAACATTTAATGCTATTTCTGCCTTTGAGTAATAACCAACTGCTATAGATAATGCTCCATAATCCTTTGTCCCAGGTTTAGCCTGAATACGCATGGCAACTTCTTTTTGAACCATAACTGCTATCTTTTTTATTTTAAGATGACTTTCTAGAATCTTCATGATTATCGGAGTTGTGATATAGTACGGTAAATTAGCCGCTAGTTTTACACTGTCTCCTTCAAAATTTTCTTTTATTACTTTATGTAAATCAAGTTTTAATACATCGCTATTAATAATGCTAAAATTATCATGCTCTGAAAGGGTATCCTTTAATATCGGAATAAGTCTATCGTCAAGTTCTATTGCTAATACTTTTTTTGCTCTTTGGCATAATTCTTGAGATAATGTTCCTACACCAGGACCAATTTCTATAACTTCATCATTTTCATTTATGTCTGCTGCATTGCATATGTTTCTAACAACATTCCCATCTATTAAAAAATTTTGTCCCAATCCCTTTGAAAATCTAAACCCATGCTTTTCAATTACACCCTTTAGTACCTTAGGAGAATACAATTTGTTTTCTTCCATTAAATCAACCTCCTAACAGCCTGTTCTAGTTCTTCTCTAGTAATTGAATAGTTGTTAATTCTTTTTAGGAATTGTTTTGAATTGCATTTTCCAATCTTAAGTATTTTGCCTAGTTCTGCTCTTCTATTTGATGCATTTTCATTACCTATTAAGTTGTAATATACTAAAT comes from the Abyssisolibacter fermentans genome and includes:
- the rsmA gene encoding 16S rRNA (adenine(1518)-N(6)/adenine(1519)-N(6))-dimethyltransferase RsmA; this encodes MEENKLYSPKVLKGVIEKHGFRFSKGLGQNFLIDGNVVRNICNAADINENDEVIEIGPGVGTLSQELCQRAKKVLAIELDDRLIPILKDTLSEHDNFSIINSDVLKLDLHKVIKENFEGDSVKLAANLPYYITTPIIMKILESHLKIKKIAVMVQKEVAMRIQAKPGTKDYGALSIAVGYYSKAEIALNVPRNVFMPKPNVDSAVVVLDIYGKPRVDVEDEVLFFKVVKSAFAKRRKTLLNALSSGFISLNKEQVKNVLERCNIDPKLRGEVLSIEDYAKITNTIVKNRL